In a single window of the Pseudomonas lutea genome:
- a CDS encoding DUF962 domain-containing protein: MKNLVDHLSQYAAYHRDTRNIVTHFVGIPLIVIAVAVLLSRPGWTSWALGGLWVSPALLVSLAATFFYLRLDVFFGVLMGALLALCLWLGANLAQQTLLIWLSAGVGLFVLGWVIQFVGHYYEGRKPAFVDDITGLIIGPLFVVAEAAFLLGMRKKLQHAIEARVGKTHRRDMKKAAI; the protein is encoded by the coding sequence ATGAAAAACCTCGTCGATCATCTCAGCCAGTACGCGGCGTACCACCGCGACACCCGCAACATCGTCACCCATTTTGTGGGTATTCCCTTGATCGTGATCGCAGTCGCCGTGCTGCTCTCTCGCCCCGGTTGGACCAGTTGGGCGCTGGGCGGGCTTTGGGTGTCTCCCGCGCTGCTGGTGAGCCTGGCGGCGACTTTTTTCTACCTGCGTCTGGACGTATTTTTTGGTGTGCTGATGGGGGCTTTGCTAGCACTATGCCTCTGGCTCGGCGCTAATCTGGCGCAGCAGACCCTCTTGATCTGGCTCAGCGCCGGGGTCGGGTTGTTCGTGCTCGGTTGGGTGATCCAGTTTGTGGGCCATTATTACGAAGGCCGCAAGCCGGCGTTCGTCGACGACATCACAGGCCTGATCATCGGCCCGTTGTTTGTCGTCGCAGAAGCGGCTTTTTTGCTGGGGATGAGAAAGAAGCTGCAGCACGCCATCGAAGCGCGAGTCGGCAAAACGCACCGGCGGGACATGAAAAAGGCTGCGATCTGA
- a CDS encoding Crp/Fnr family transcriptional regulator, translating into MTNGAQWHSWLINDRWFRDLPALLQDSLLTGMRQRRVTPGKSIFLRGEPAPGLYALLTGSLRINPGRPQLARSPHAEDYRPYWFGEASLFDDLPATHDVIAQDAVIVLHMADAPLKQLLAEHPTLWRHFRILLGSKLGIEVPAVQDITLLPTQERVAFRLLMLAEAYGGVDGSLRSVMRGDMASTRCLGLTSEVVERVLTYFEERQIVRRDHDRIDILDTDWLRDAALHRLTGAEA; encoded by the coding sequence ATGACGAATGGAGCCCAATGGCACTCATGGCTGATCAACGACCGCTGGTTCCGTGATCTTCCTGCGCTTTTGCAGGATAGCTTGCTGACCGGCATGCGGCAGCGGCGGGTGACGCCCGGCAAATCAATTTTCCTGCGCGGTGAGCCAGCACCGGGGCTATACGCGTTGCTCACCGGTTCGCTGCGGATCAATCCCGGCAGGCCACAGCTGGCTCGCTCACCCCACGCAGAAGATTATCGGCCTTACTGGTTCGGCGAAGCCTCGTTATTTGATGACCTCCCCGCCACGCACGACGTAATCGCCCAGGACGCAGTGATCGTGCTGCACATGGCGGACGCTCCGCTCAAGCAATTGCTGGCCGAGCATCCGACGCTGTGGCGCCATTTCCGGATACTGCTGGGCAGCAAACTCGGCATCGAAGTGCCCGCTGTCCAGGACATCACCCTGTTGCCTACCCAGGAACGCGTGGCGTTTAGGCTGCTGATGCTCGCCGAAGCCTACGGCGGCGTGGATGGCTCTCTGCGCAGCGTCATGCGGGGCGATATGGCCTCCACCCGTTGCCTCGGTCTGACCAGTGAGGTTGTGGAGCGAGTGTTGACGTATTTCGAGGAGCGCCAGATCGTCCGTCGCGATCACGATCGCATCGACATACTCGACACCGACTGGCTCCGCGACGCAGCACTTCATCGCTTGACTGGCGCGGAGGCATGA
- a CDS encoding AraC family transcriptional regulator, giving the protein MSEPSILASWTRALRKQLDALGLDSLALSRAAGLDPQLMDDPNARYPVTVTTRFWELAVQASGDPALGLRVSRFVSPTTFHALGYALVASGSLREVFERIVRYHPVVSDALVMSFERVEDRYEFRFRVPDGSPMPANEAMDAFAAIYVRTCRNRLGRHYAPLAVHLMRPQPEDPQPWHDVFRAPLFFAATENLLSFACDDFDSHLDDANPELARHNETVLNRTLEQLSALTWERKVRDAIERQLPDGEPSAERIAHALHLSLRSLQRHLADEGCRYDLLLNQCRQNLALQHMRDPASSLTEVAYLLGFADTSSFSRAFKRWTGMTPSQYREGLNR; this is encoded by the coding sequence ATGTCTGAGCCGAGCATCCTCGCCAGTTGGACCCGCGCCCTGCGCAAGCAGCTCGACGCCCTCGGCCTCGATAGCCTCGCGCTGAGCCGCGCTGCGGGCCTGGATCCGCAATTGATGGATGATCCCAACGCTCGCTACCCGGTAACCGTCACGACACGTTTCTGGGAACTGGCTGTGCAGGCCAGTGGCGATCCGGCGCTGGGCCTGAGGGTGTCACGTTTCGTCAGCCCGACGACCTTTCATGCGCTCGGTTACGCGCTGGTCGCCAGCGGCTCGTTGCGGGAAGTGTTCGAGCGCATTGTGCGTTATCACCCGGTGGTGAGCGATGCGCTGGTCATGAGCTTCGAGCGGGTCGAGGATCGGTACGAGTTCCGCTTCCGCGTACCCGATGGCAGTCCTATGCCGGCCAATGAAGCCATGGACGCCTTCGCTGCGATCTACGTTCGCACATGCCGCAACCGGCTGGGACGTCATTACGCGCCGCTGGCTGTGCATCTGATGCGCCCGCAGCCTGAAGACCCGCAGCCCTGGCATGACGTGTTTCGCGCCCCGCTGTTCTTCGCCGCGACGGAGAACCTGTTGAGTTTTGCCTGTGATGACTTTGACAGCCATCTTGACGACGCCAACCCGGAGCTGGCCCGGCACAACGAGACCGTTCTCAACCGTACCCTGGAGCAACTCAGCGCGTTGACCTGGGAGCGAAAAGTGCGGGACGCCATCGAGCGTCAACTGCCGGACGGCGAACCCTCCGCCGAGCGCATCGCTCACGCGCTGCACTTGAGTTTGCGCAGCCTGCAGCGTCACTTGGCCGATGAAGGTTGCCGCTACGATTTGCTGCTCAATCAGTGCCGACAGAATCTGGCGCTGCAGCACATGCGTGACCCCGCCAGTTCACTCACCGAAGTCGCGTACCTGCTCGGATTCGCCGACACCAGCAGTTTCAGTCGCGCGTTCAAGCGGTGGACTGGCATGACGCCCAGCCAGTATCGCGAAGGCCTGAACCGCTGA